The following proteins come from a genomic window of Macrobrachium nipponense isolate FS-2020 chromosome 32, ASM1510439v2, whole genome shotgun sequence:
- the LOC135207402 gene encoding glutamate [NMDA] receptor subunit 1-like has product MTEMMSTSQWMPHIYIPKTTPPYIVIGSMVDIIHIIFAKLGHCTTWVLAKGLIYGTQLPNKTWSGLIGQLMRHEVDVTGTPVSMTDSRARAIDFSIPLYMDTQAVAHKKPVYESDLAGFVKPYKNEIWVLLLVTMIMVFFVLLAIAHIAFGSSLKSSENRKEKAWFATDLTIMPLLGQKYLDSRHINITLI; this is encoded by the exons atGACGGAAATGATGTCAACATCCCAG TGGATGCCTCATATCTACATCCCGAAAACTACTCCGCCTTACATCGTGATAGGGTCGATGGTAGACATAATACATATAATCTTTGCTAAACTCGGACACTG CACCACATGGGTCTTGGCTAAAGGACTCATCTACGGGACGCAGTTGCCCAACAAGACTTGGTCGGGTCTAATTGGACAGCTCATGAGGCAT GAGGTAGACGTGACTGGAACACCGGTGAGTATGACCGATTCCCGAGCAAGGGCGATCGACTTCAGCATTCCTTTGTACATGGACACCCAAGCAGTTGCGCACAAGAAGCCTGTTTACGAGTCAGACTTAGCCGGTTTCGTTAAGCCTTACAAGAACGAG ATCTGGGTTCTGCTATTAGTGACAATGATTATGGTGTTCTTCGTACTCTTGGCAATTGCTCACATCGCATTTGGTTCATCTCTCAAGAG CTCTGAAAACCGCAAGGAAAAAGCTTGGTTTGCAACTGACCTGACAATAATGCCTCTACTTGGACAAA AGTACCTTGATAGTAGGCATAttaatataacattaatataa